TTTCTTGGAATATCTTTTGCAGATACTTGCGGGTGCCAGGATCCGAATCCAGCTGTGCAACCTGATTGAGGACCTCTCTTTCACGGTCGCCATCGAGCACTGGCAGTTGGGAATTTTCCTTGATCTGTCCAATCAACGCCGACGTTTGGAATCGCTGCTTCAGCAGGTCAACAATGCCTTGATCTAATTGGTTGATTTGCTCGCGGGCAGCTTGAATTGCCTGGTTGTCACTCTCAGTTGCTGTTTCAATTTTATTTGTCATCATTAACACCCCTAATTGCCATTAAAAAAACCAGCTAGATATGGTATCCAGCTGGTTTACTAAATTCGTAAAGAATGATAACTCACCCAGCCAGACTATTACGTCTAGTGGGCTCAACAAAGCATTGACTCTGCACCACTTGGACGCGAACGCTCAAATTTGCGCCCGCCCCGAAGCGGACACTACTTAAAGTAGGCATAGTCAAAATAATAGGCTGAAGTTTCAGTGAATTGCTTTGTCATGGTTATCAATTCCTCTCGTAAAAGTTGTATTAATTAAAACATATTAGAAATTATTCGTCAACCCTAATCATTCACTCATTTGATTTTAATTCCAGAAGATGCTGCCACTTTTAAATAGCAGCACTGACTTTACTTGGAGCAGATTGTCGCTCAGCAGCAGTGGCAACAGCCTGTTCGTGGACACGGGTACCGTTTTGATAGACGTCTTTGTCGTGTTGAATGACACTAATATCATTAATGGGATTTTCTGCCATAGAAATAAAATCGGCGTAGTTGCCGGCAACAATTTGGCCGTACTCATCGTCAACGTGCATGGCTCTGGCACAATTGATGGTGGCCGAATCGATTGCTTGAGCAGGGGTCATGCCCGCCTTCTCAACATATAATTCCATCTCGTAGGCACTTTCATTTCTAAAGCCATTGTATGGTGTCCCGGCATCAGTGCCCATTGCGATTGGAATCCCGGACTGAACAGCTTTGGTGATGCTGGCAAAATGCTTCTTGATGTTGACAATCACCTTTTCGCGAGCCCAATCAGGAACCGTGTCTTTCCCATATTTGTAGATGGCGTACATCGCGTTCATGGTTGGAACCACCACCGTGCCGTGTTCTTTCATCATTGCGATCGTCTCATCATCGATATCAAATGCGTGCTCGACGGTATCAAACCCGGCTGCAACTGCCTCTTTAACACCCGCGTTCCCTTGGGCATGAGCTGCAGCAGTCTTCCCCTTGTGGTGGGCTTCGACCACTGCTGTTCTGGCCTCTTCAGGCGTGAACTGAATATCATCAGGCGTTTCCCCATTTTTAAGGACGCCACCAGTCACCATCATTTTAATGTTGTCGACACCATTCTTCATGGCCTGGCGAACGCCTTTACGAACCTCGTCAACGCCGTCAACTTCATAACCCCCACCGGATCCATGGCCGCCGGTAATTGAAAATGCCTTGCCGGATGTCATCACCTTTGGCCCTCTGATCCAACCTTTTTCCTGCATTTTCTTGACTTCGATATCAATGTCAAAAGCCGCACCAACATTTCTAATGTAAGTAATCCCGTGATCGATTGCATCGGCCATGTTTCTCACGGCAAACATCGTATTAAATTCCCGTGAATCGGAATGGCGCTGTTCTTTGCCATCGTTCCACCAATAGGTTGGAATACTGGTGATATGGGTATGAGCGTTCATGATTCCCGGCATCACGTACCTGCCGTGCATATCGGAAACTTCATCGACAACTTGGTTTGTGGAACTGCCATTGCCAACTTCAACAATCTTGCCGGTATCCGTATCGACGACCATGTGTTGGTTAGCGATAAAGTTCTGCTTCTCATGGTTGTAAATTGCGACATTCGTATAATTGATTTTTGTCATAATAAATCTTCCTTTCGATGTAAAATGCTTGGTTGCAGACTAACTGAGATGGAACATCTTTAGATTTCGTTAACTGGTATGCCATGGCAACCACCTCCTTAAGTGGGATTTTCTTTTTGAATCAAAACTGAATTTACTTTTCGACAGTGTAGTTTGGTTACACAAATGGAAGTTTGCGATCAAGTGCACTGGCTTGGAACTTAGTATTCTGTCACCCAAGATTCAGATCAAAAGCACGTTTGTTAGCTTCTTGCGTGCTCCCTTCGGCTTTGAAAATACGCTCCGACGACCCAAGCGCTAACTTCTAAGTGCACTTTGCTTAAAGTCCCAAACACAGGGACTTCAAGCAAAGTACCCTTAGAAACCGCGCTTCCCGGGTCTCGTCGCGCTCTATTTCCAATACGCATACTGCAACTTCCCGGACTGGCCCGACATTGCATCCCACTTCAAACCGCCGACCTTGCTGCTGATCAGATGTGCCTGCGAGGCTTGATAGGTTGGCGCTACGGCTGCGATTGACATCAAGCGCTTAT
Above is a genomic segment from Lentilactobacillus buchneri containing:
- a CDS encoding chorismate mutase, with protein sequence MMTNKIETATESDNQAIQAAREQINQLDQGIVDLLKQRFQTSALIGQIKENSQLPVLDGDREREVLNQVAQLDSDPGTRKYLQKIFQEILKNSRDYQHELMQKETK
- a CDS encoding metal-dependent hydrolase family protein → MTKINYTNVAIYNHEKQNFIANQHMVVDTDTGKIVEVGNGSSTNQVVDEVSDMHGRYVMPGIMNAHTHITSIPTYWWNDGKEQRHSDSREFNTMFAVRNMADAIDHGITYIRNVGAAFDIDIEVKKMQEKGWIRGPKVMTSGKAFSITGGHGSGGGYEVDGVDEVRKGVRQAMKNGVDNIKMMVTGGVLKNGETPDDIQFTPEEARTAVVEAHHKGKTAAAHAQGNAGVKEAVAAGFDTVEHAFDIDDETIAMMKEHGTVVVPTMNAMYAIYKYGKDTVPDWAREKVIVNIKKHFASITKAVQSGIPIAMGTDAGTPYNGFRNESAYEMELYVEKAGMTPAQAIDSATINCARAMHVDDEYGQIVAGNYADFISMAENPINDISVIQHDKDVYQNGTRVHEQAVATAAERQSAPSKVSAAI